The following coding sequences are from one Daphnia pulex isolate KAP4 chromosome 11, ASM2113471v1 window:
- the LOC124207370 gene encoding tRNA modification GTPase GTPBP3, mitochondrial-like isoform X6, producing MLAVLKSTRCLYQPSFMSNFKYQRRCSTTTHRSTIFALSSGLSKSAIAVIRVSGPKSLDVIHRMTRRKKDSVIPRKALLCRIVDPKNEEMLDNGLVLWFPQPHSFTGENSVELHVHGGVAVVSSVINALHKLPGFRLAEAGEFTKRAYLAGKLDATEVEGLADLLRAETETQRRQAIRQATGELAGLYNLWRTRVLTCMAHLEAFIDFGEDQDIGEEVLGTLRNSVQSLKAEVDSHLNDNRRGERLRSGVKVAIIGEPNAGKSSLINILGRRNVAIVSPHAGTTRDVLEISLDIGGFPVVLCDTAGLRHSVDPVENEGLRRAREAAATADLVIIVMDASRGPESLWQQPVKDLIRHECERLNLSFNAENNYLVLLNKLDLVSPNVNRPPELSAISCKTEKGIPADHQFQATPSRSVGLGTFGEVSRHRGASRRPGPGRRVPSPIGQSTGLHHGPWQNRHGRNARRPIPILLYRKVAALANKIEQS from the exons atGTTGGCAGTCTTGAAATCAACGAGATGCCTCTACCAACCGTCTTTCatgtcaaattttaaataccaGAGAAGAtgctcaacaacaacacaccgATCAACCATTTTTGCGTTATCGTCAG GTTTAAGTAAAAGTGCAATTGCTGTGATTCGAGTATCTGGGCCCAAAAGTCTGGATGTTATCCACAGAATGacgaggagaaaaaaggacagTGTTATTCCACGAAAAGCATTACTCTGCAGAATAGTGGATCCCAAAAATGAGGAGATGTTGGACAATGGACTTGTTTTATGGTTTCCCCAGCCACACAGCTTTACAGGTGAAAATTCTGTAGAGCTGCACGTGCACGGTGGTGTTGCTGTGGTTTCATCTGTAATTAATGCTCTCCATAAACTCCCTGGGTTTCGATTAGCTGAGGCAG GGGAGTTCACAAAGAGGGCATACCTAGCAGGAAAACTTGACGCAACAGAAGTGGAAGGGTTGGCAGATTTGCTACGAGCTGAAACTGAAACTCAGAGGCGTCAAGCCATCAGGCAGGCCACAGGAGAGCTGGCAGGATTGTACAATTTGTGGAGGACTCGAGTCCTCACTTGCATGGCCCACTTGGAGGCTTTTATTGACTTTGGAGAAGATCAAGATATAGGAGAGGAAGTACTAGGCACATTGAGGAATTCAGTTCAGTCTTTAAAGGCCGAGGTCGACAGCCATTTAAACGACAACAGAAGGGGAGAGAGACTACGCAGTGGCGTAAAAGTGGCAATCATTGGCGAACCCAATGCTGGAAAGTCATCATTAATCAACATACTAG GTCGTAGGAACGTTGCCATCGTTTCTCCTCACGCCGGAACAACACGGGACGTTTTGGAAATTTCACTAGACATTGGGGGATTCCCCGTTGTCTTATGCGACACGGCCGGTTTGAGACATTCCGTTGATCCGGTTGAAAATGAGGGACTCAGACGAGCTAGAGAAGCAGCTGCCACTGCCGATTTGGTGATTATTGTCATGGATGCTTCTAGAGGACCCGAAAGTCTGTGGCAACAGCCCGTAAAAGACTTGATCCGCCACGAGTGCGAACGTCTCAACTTATCATTCA ATGCTGAAAACAACTACCTCgttttattaaataaactCGATCTCGTCTCACCAAACGTAAACCGTCCGCCGGAATTGTCAGCCATTTCGTGCAAAACCGAAAAAG GAATCCCCGCTGATCACCAGTTCCAGGCAACGCCATCACGTTCAGTTGGCCTCGGGACATTTGGAGAAGTTTCTCGACATCGTGGAGCATCAAGGCGACCTGGCCCTGGCCGGCGAGTACCTTCGCCGATCGGCCAATCAACTGGGCTCCATCACGGCCCGTGGCAAAATCGACACGGAAGAAATGCTCGACGTCCTATTCCGATCCTTTTGTATAGGAAAGTAGCTGCACTGGCAAATAAAATAG AACAAAGTTGA
- the LOC124207370 gene encoding tRNA modification GTPase GTPBP3, mitochondrial-like isoform X5 produces the protein MLAVLKSTRCLYQPSFMSNFKYQRRCSTTTHRSTIFALSSGLSKSAIAVIRVSGPKSLDVIHRMTRRKKDSVIPRKALLCRIVDPKNEEMLDNGLVLWFPQPHSFTGENSVELHVHGGVAVVSSVINALHKLPGFRLAEAGEFTKRAYLAGKLDATEVEGLADLLRAETETQRRQAIRQATGELAGLYNLWRTRVLTCMAHLEAFIDFGEDQDIGEEVLGTLRNSVQSLKAEVDSHLNDNRRGERLRSGVKVAIIGEPNAGKSSLINILGRRNVAIVSPHAGTTRDVLEISLDIGGFPVVLCDTAGLRHSVDPVENEGLRRAREAAATADLVIIVMDASRGPESLWQQPVKDLIRHECERLNLSFNAENNYLVLLNKLDLVSPNVNRPPELSAISCKTEKGIPADHQFQATPSRSVGLGTFGEVSRHRGASRRPGPGRRVPSPIGQSTGLHHGPWQNRHGRNARRPIPILLYRKVAALANKIGNTS, from the exons atGTTGGCAGTCTTGAAATCAACGAGATGCCTCTACCAACCGTCTTTCatgtcaaattttaaataccaGAGAAGAtgctcaacaacaacacaccgATCAACCATTTTTGCGTTATCGTCAG GTTTAAGTAAAAGTGCAATTGCTGTGATTCGAGTATCTGGGCCCAAAAGTCTGGATGTTATCCACAGAATGacgaggagaaaaaaggacagTGTTATTCCACGAAAAGCATTACTCTGCAGAATAGTGGATCCCAAAAATGAGGAGATGTTGGACAATGGACTTGTTTTATGGTTTCCCCAGCCACACAGCTTTACAGGTGAAAATTCTGTAGAGCTGCACGTGCACGGTGGTGTTGCTGTGGTTTCATCTGTAATTAATGCTCTCCATAAACTCCCTGGGTTTCGATTAGCTGAGGCAG GGGAGTTCACAAAGAGGGCATACCTAGCAGGAAAACTTGACGCAACAGAAGTGGAAGGGTTGGCAGATTTGCTACGAGCTGAAACTGAAACTCAGAGGCGTCAAGCCATCAGGCAGGCCACAGGAGAGCTGGCAGGATTGTACAATTTGTGGAGGACTCGAGTCCTCACTTGCATGGCCCACTTGGAGGCTTTTATTGACTTTGGAGAAGATCAAGATATAGGAGAGGAAGTACTAGGCACATTGAGGAATTCAGTTCAGTCTTTAAAGGCCGAGGTCGACAGCCATTTAAACGACAACAGAAGGGGAGAGAGACTACGCAGTGGCGTAAAAGTGGCAATCATTGGCGAACCCAATGCTGGAAAGTCATCATTAATCAACATACTAG GTCGTAGGAACGTTGCCATCGTTTCTCCTCACGCCGGAACAACACGGGACGTTTTGGAAATTTCACTAGACATTGGGGGATTCCCCGTTGTCTTATGCGACACGGCCGGTTTGAGACATTCCGTTGATCCGGTTGAAAATGAGGGACTCAGACGAGCTAGAGAAGCAGCTGCCACTGCCGATTTGGTGATTATTGTCATGGATGCTTCTAGAGGACCCGAAAGTCTGTGGCAACAGCCCGTAAAAGACTTGATCCGCCACGAGTGCGAACGTCTCAACTTATCATTCA ATGCTGAAAACAACTACCTCgttttattaaataaactCGATCTCGTCTCACCAAACGTAAACCGTCCGCCGGAATTGTCAGCCATTTCGTGCAAAACCGAAAAAG GAATCCCCGCTGATCACCAGTTCCAGGCAACGCCATCACGTTCAGTTGGCCTCGGGACATTTGGAGAAGTTTCTCGACATCGTGGAGCATCAAGGCGACCTGGCCCTGGCCGGCGAGTACCTTCGCCGATCGGCCAATCAACTGGGCTCCATCACGGCCCGTGGCAAAATCGACACGGAAGAAATGCTCGACGTCCTATTCCGATCCTTTTGTATAGGAAAGTAGCTGCACTGGCAAATAAAATAGGTAATACCTCGTAA
- the LOC124207370 gene encoding tRNA modification GTPase MnmE-like isoform X1 yields the protein MLAVLKSTRCLYQPSFMSNFKYQRRCSTTTHRSTIFALSSGLSKSAIAVIRVSGPKSLDVIHRMTRRKKDSVIPRKALLCRIVDPKNEEMLDNGLVLWFPQPHSFTGENSVELHVHGGVAVVSSVINALHKLPGFRLAEAGEFTKRAYLAGKLDATEVEGLADLLRAETETQRRQAIRQATGELAGLYNLWRTRVLTCMAHLEAFIDFGEDQDIGEEVLGTLRNSVQSLKAEVDSHLNDNRRGERLRSGVKVAIIGEPNAGKSSLINILGRRNVAIVSPHAGTTRDVLEISLDIGGFPVVLCDTAGLRHSVDPVENEGLRRAREAAATADLVIIVMDASRGPESLWQQPVKDLIRHECERLNLSFNAENNYLVLLNKLDLVSPNVNRPPELSAISCKTEKGIPADHQFQATPSRSVGLGTFGEVSRHRGASRRPGPGRRVPSPIGQSTGLHHGPWQNRHGRNARRPIPILLYRKVAALANKIDLPREKTKRYHAGVV from the exons atGTTGGCAGTCTTGAAATCAACGAGATGCCTCTACCAACCGTCTTTCatgtcaaattttaaataccaGAGAAGAtgctcaacaacaacacaccgATCAACCATTTTTGCGTTATCGTCAG GTTTAAGTAAAAGTGCAATTGCTGTGATTCGAGTATCTGGGCCCAAAAGTCTGGATGTTATCCACAGAATGacgaggagaaaaaaggacagTGTTATTCCACGAAAAGCATTACTCTGCAGAATAGTGGATCCCAAAAATGAGGAGATGTTGGACAATGGACTTGTTTTATGGTTTCCCCAGCCACACAGCTTTACAGGTGAAAATTCTGTAGAGCTGCACGTGCACGGTGGTGTTGCTGTGGTTTCATCTGTAATTAATGCTCTCCATAAACTCCCTGGGTTTCGATTAGCTGAGGCAG GGGAGTTCACAAAGAGGGCATACCTAGCAGGAAAACTTGACGCAACAGAAGTGGAAGGGTTGGCAGATTTGCTACGAGCTGAAACTGAAACTCAGAGGCGTCAAGCCATCAGGCAGGCCACAGGAGAGCTGGCAGGATTGTACAATTTGTGGAGGACTCGAGTCCTCACTTGCATGGCCCACTTGGAGGCTTTTATTGACTTTGGAGAAGATCAAGATATAGGAGAGGAAGTACTAGGCACATTGAGGAATTCAGTTCAGTCTTTAAAGGCCGAGGTCGACAGCCATTTAAACGACAACAGAAGGGGAGAGAGACTACGCAGTGGCGTAAAAGTGGCAATCATTGGCGAACCCAATGCTGGAAAGTCATCATTAATCAACATACTAG GTCGTAGGAACGTTGCCATCGTTTCTCCTCACGCCGGAACAACACGGGACGTTTTGGAAATTTCACTAGACATTGGGGGATTCCCCGTTGTCTTATGCGACACGGCCGGTTTGAGACATTCCGTTGATCCGGTTGAAAATGAGGGACTCAGACGAGCTAGAGAAGCAGCTGCCACTGCCGATTTGGTGATTATTGTCATGGATGCTTCTAGAGGACCCGAAAGTCTGTGGCAACAGCCCGTAAAAGACTTGATCCGCCACGAGTGCGAACGTCTCAACTTATCATTCA ATGCTGAAAACAACTACCTCgttttattaaataaactCGATCTCGTCTCACCAAACGTAAACCGTCCGCCGGAATTGTCAGCCATTTCGTGCAAAACCGAAAAAG GAATCCCCGCTGATCACCAGTTCCAGGCAACGCCATCACGTTCAGTTGGCCTCGGGACATTTGGAGAAGTTTCTCGACATCGTGGAGCATCAAGGCGACCTGGCCCTGGCCGGCGAGTACCTTCGCCGATCGGCCAATCAACTGGGCTCCATCACGGCCCGTGGCAAAATCGACACGGAAGAAATGCTCGACGTCCTATTCCGATCCTTTTGTATAGGAAAGTAGCTGCACTGGCAAATAAAATAG ATTTGCCCCGGGAGAAAACAAAGCGTTATCACGCGGGAGTGGTGTAG
- the LOC124207370 gene encoding tRNA modification GTPase MnmE-like isoform X3: MLAVLKSTRCLYQPSFMSNFKYQRRCSTTTHRSTIFALSSGLSKSAIAVIRVSGPKSLDVIHRMTRRKKDSVIPRKALLCRIVDPKNEEMLDNGLVLWFPQPHSFTGENSVELHVHGGVAVVSSVINALHKLPGFRLAEAGEFTKRAYLAGKLDATEVEGLADLLRAETETQRRQAIRQATGELAGLYNLWRTRVLTCMAHLEAFIDFGEDQDIGEEVLGTLRNSVQSLKAEVDSHLNDNRRGERLRSGVKVAIIGEPNAGKSSLINILGRRNVAIVSPHAGTTRDVLEISLDIGGFPVVLCDTAGLRHSVDPVENEGLRRAREAAATADLVIIVMDASRGPESLWQQPVKDLIRHECERLNLSFNAENNYLVLLNKLDLVSPNVNRPPELSAISCKTEKGIPADHQFQATPSRSVGLGTFGEVSRHRGASRRPGPGRRVPSPIGQSTGLHHGPWQNRHGRNARRPIPILLYRKVAALANKIVKRGTGRKLLSIP, from the exons atGTTGGCAGTCTTGAAATCAACGAGATGCCTCTACCAACCGTCTTTCatgtcaaattttaaataccaGAGAAGAtgctcaacaacaacacaccgATCAACCATTTTTGCGTTATCGTCAG GTTTAAGTAAAAGTGCAATTGCTGTGATTCGAGTATCTGGGCCCAAAAGTCTGGATGTTATCCACAGAATGacgaggagaaaaaaggacagTGTTATTCCACGAAAAGCATTACTCTGCAGAATAGTGGATCCCAAAAATGAGGAGATGTTGGACAATGGACTTGTTTTATGGTTTCCCCAGCCACACAGCTTTACAGGTGAAAATTCTGTAGAGCTGCACGTGCACGGTGGTGTTGCTGTGGTTTCATCTGTAATTAATGCTCTCCATAAACTCCCTGGGTTTCGATTAGCTGAGGCAG GGGAGTTCACAAAGAGGGCATACCTAGCAGGAAAACTTGACGCAACAGAAGTGGAAGGGTTGGCAGATTTGCTACGAGCTGAAACTGAAACTCAGAGGCGTCAAGCCATCAGGCAGGCCACAGGAGAGCTGGCAGGATTGTACAATTTGTGGAGGACTCGAGTCCTCACTTGCATGGCCCACTTGGAGGCTTTTATTGACTTTGGAGAAGATCAAGATATAGGAGAGGAAGTACTAGGCACATTGAGGAATTCAGTTCAGTCTTTAAAGGCCGAGGTCGACAGCCATTTAAACGACAACAGAAGGGGAGAGAGACTACGCAGTGGCGTAAAAGTGGCAATCATTGGCGAACCCAATGCTGGAAAGTCATCATTAATCAACATACTAG GTCGTAGGAACGTTGCCATCGTTTCTCCTCACGCCGGAACAACACGGGACGTTTTGGAAATTTCACTAGACATTGGGGGATTCCCCGTTGTCTTATGCGACACGGCCGGTTTGAGACATTCCGTTGATCCGGTTGAAAATGAGGGACTCAGACGAGCTAGAGAAGCAGCTGCCACTGCCGATTTGGTGATTATTGTCATGGATGCTTCTAGAGGACCCGAAAGTCTGTGGCAACAGCCCGTAAAAGACTTGATCCGCCACGAGTGCGAACGTCTCAACTTATCATTCA ATGCTGAAAACAACTACCTCgttttattaaataaactCGATCTCGTCTCACCAAACGTAAACCGTCCGCCGGAATTGTCAGCCATTTCGTGCAAAACCGAAAAAG GAATCCCCGCTGATCACCAGTTCCAGGCAACGCCATCACGTTCAGTTGGCCTCGGGACATTTGGAGAAGTTTCTCGACATCGTGGAGCATCAAGGCGACCTGGCCCTGGCCGGCGAGTACCTTCGCCGATCGGCCAATCAACTGGGCTCCATCACGGCCCGTGGCAAAATCGACACGGAAGAAATGCTCGACGTCCTATTCCGATCCTTTTGTATAGGAAAGTAGCTGCACTGGCAAATAAAATAG TCAAAAGAGGAACTGGCAGGAAATTGCTTTCTATCCCGTGA
- the LOC124207370 gene encoding tRNA modification GTPase MnmE-like isoform X4, with protein sequence MLAVLKSTRCLYQPSFMSNFKYQRRCSTTTHRSTIFALSSGLSKSAIAVIRVSGPKSLDVIHRMTRRKKDSVIPRKALLCRIVDPKNEEMLDNGLVLWFPQPHSFTGENSVELHVHGGVAVVSSVINALHKLPGFRLAEAGEFTKRAYLAGKLDATEVEGLADLLRAETETQRRQAIRQATGELAGLYNLWRTRVLTCMAHLEAFIDFGEDQDIGEEVLGTLRNSVQSLKAEVDSHLNDNRRGERLRSGVKVAIIGEPNAGKSSLINILGRRNVAIVSPHAGTTRDVLEISLDIGGFPVVLCDTAGLRHSVDPVENEGLRRAREAAATADLVIIVMDASRGPESLWQQPVKDLIRHECERLNLSFNAENNYLVLLNKLDLVSPNVNRPPELSAISCKTEKGIPADHQFQATPSRSVGLGTFGEVSRHRGASRRPGPGRRVPSPIGQSTGLHHGPWQNRHGRNARRPIPILLYRKVAALANKIEIRLWLCLPSGH encoded by the exons atGTTGGCAGTCTTGAAATCAACGAGATGCCTCTACCAACCGTCTTTCatgtcaaattttaaataccaGAGAAGAtgctcaacaacaacacaccgATCAACCATTTTTGCGTTATCGTCAG GTTTAAGTAAAAGTGCAATTGCTGTGATTCGAGTATCTGGGCCCAAAAGTCTGGATGTTATCCACAGAATGacgaggagaaaaaaggacagTGTTATTCCACGAAAAGCATTACTCTGCAGAATAGTGGATCCCAAAAATGAGGAGATGTTGGACAATGGACTTGTTTTATGGTTTCCCCAGCCACACAGCTTTACAGGTGAAAATTCTGTAGAGCTGCACGTGCACGGTGGTGTTGCTGTGGTTTCATCTGTAATTAATGCTCTCCATAAACTCCCTGGGTTTCGATTAGCTGAGGCAG GGGAGTTCACAAAGAGGGCATACCTAGCAGGAAAACTTGACGCAACAGAAGTGGAAGGGTTGGCAGATTTGCTACGAGCTGAAACTGAAACTCAGAGGCGTCAAGCCATCAGGCAGGCCACAGGAGAGCTGGCAGGATTGTACAATTTGTGGAGGACTCGAGTCCTCACTTGCATGGCCCACTTGGAGGCTTTTATTGACTTTGGAGAAGATCAAGATATAGGAGAGGAAGTACTAGGCACATTGAGGAATTCAGTTCAGTCTTTAAAGGCCGAGGTCGACAGCCATTTAAACGACAACAGAAGGGGAGAGAGACTACGCAGTGGCGTAAAAGTGGCAATCATTGGCGAACCCAATGCTGGAAAGTCATCATTAATCAACATACTAG GTCGTAGGAACGTTGCCATCGTTTCTCCTCACGCCGGAACAACACGGGACGTTTTGGAAATTTCACTAGACATTGGGGGATTCCCCGTTGTCTTATGCGACACGGCCGGTTTGAGACATTCCGTTGATCCGGTTGAAAATGAGGGACTCAGACGAGCTAGAGAAGCAGCTGCCACTGCCGATTTGGTGATTATTGTCATGGATGCTTCTAGAGGACCCGAAAGTCTGTGGCAACAGCCCGTAAAAGACTTGATCCGCCACGAGTGCGAACGTCTCAACTTATCATTCA ATGCTGAAAACAACTACCTCgttttattaaataaactCGATCTCGTCTCACCAAACGTAAACCGTCCGCCGGAATTGTCAGCCATTTCGTGCAAAACCGAAAAAG GAATCCCCGCTGATCACCAGTTCCAGGCAACGCCATCACGTTCAGTTGGCCTCGGGACATTTGGAGAAGTTTCTCGACATCGTGGAGCATCAAGGCGACCTGGCCCTGGCCGGCGAGTACCTTCGCCGATCGGCCAATCAACTGGGCTCCATCACGGCCCGTGGCAAAATCGACACGGAAGAAATGCTCGACGTCCTATTCCGATCCTTTTGTATAGGAAAGTAGCTGCACTGGCAAATAAAATAG aaattcGACTCTGGTTGTGTCTGCCATCCGGGCACTAG
- the LOC124207370 gene encoding tRNA modification GTPase GTPBP3, mitochondrial-like isoform X2, which yields MLAVLKSTRCLYQPSFMSNFKYQRRCSTTTHRSTIFALSSGLSKSAIAVIRVSGPKSLDVIHRMTRRKKDSVIPRKALLCRIVDPKNEEMLDNGLVLWFPQPHSFTGENSVELHVHGGVAVVSSVINALHKLPGFRLAEAGEFTKRAYLAGKLDATEVEGLADLLRAETETQRRQAIRQATGELAGLYNLWRTRVLTCMAHLEAFIDFGEDQDIGEEVLGTLRNSVQSLKAEVDSHLNDNRRGERLRSGVKVAIIGEPNAGKSSLINILGRRNVAIVSPHAGTTRDVLEISLDIGGFPVVLCDTAGLRHSVDPVENEGLRRAREAAATADLVIIVMDASRGPESLWQQPVKDLIRHECERLNLSFNAENNYLVLLNKLDLVSPNVNRPPELSAISCKTEKGLGEFLVHLEGKLAELCANPLQESPLITSSRQRHHVQLASGHLEKFLDIVEHQGDLALAGEYLRRSANQLGSITARGKIDTEEMLDVLFRSFCIGK from the exons atGTTGGCAGTCTTGAAATCAACGAGATGCCTCTACCAACCGTCTTTCatgtcaaattttaaataccaGAGAAGAtgctcaacaacaacacaccgATCAACCATTTTTGCGTTATCGTCAG GTTTAAGTAAAAGTGCAATTGCTGTGATTCGAGTATCTGGGCCCAAAAGTCTGGATGTTATCCACAGAATGacgaggagaaaaaaggacagTGTTATTCCACGAAAAGCATTACTCTGCAGAATAGTGGATCCCAAAAATGAGGAGATGTTGGACAATGGACTTGTTTTATGGTTTCCCCAGCCACACAGCTTTACAGGTGAAAATTCTGTAGAGCTGCACGTGCACGGTGGTGTTGCTGTGGTTTCATCTGTAATTAATGCTCTCCATAAACTCCCTGGGTTTCGATTAGCTGAGGCAG GGGAGTTCACAAAGAGGGCATACCTAGCAGGAAAACTTGACGCAACAGAAGTGGAAGGGTTGGCAGATTTGCTACGAGCTGAAACTGAAACTCAGAGGCGTCAAGCCATCAGGCAGGCCACAGGAGAGCTGGCAGGATTGTACAATTTGTGGAGGACTCGAGTCCTCACTTGCATGGCCCACTTGGAGGCTTTTATTGACTTTGGAGAAGATCAAGATATAGGAGAGGAAGTACTAGGCACATTGAGGAATTCAGTTCAGTCTTTAAAGGCCGAGGTCGACAGCCATTTAAACGACAACAGAAGGGGAGAGAGACTACGCAGTGGCGTAAAAGTGGCAATCATTGGCGAACCCAATGCTGGAAAGTCATCATTAATCAACATACTAG GTCGTAGGAACGTTGCCATCGTTTCTCCTCACGCCGGAACAACACGGGACGTTTTGGAAATTTCACTAGACATTGGGGGATTCCCCGTTGTCTTATGCGACACGGCCGGTTTGAGACATTCCGTTGATCCGGTTGAAAATGAGGGACTCAGACGAGCTAGAGAAGCAGCTGCCACTGCCGATTTGGTGATTATTGTCATGGATGCTTCTAGAGGACCCGAAAGTCTGTGGCAACAGCCCGTAAAAGACTTGATCCGCCACGAGTGCGAACGTCTCAACTTATCATTCA ATGCTGAAAACAACTACCTCgttttattaaataaactCGATCTCGTCTCACCAAACGTAAACCGTCCGCCGGAATTGTCAGCCATTTCGTGCAAAACCGAAAAAGGTTTGGGAGAATTTCTGGTCCACCTGGAGGGCAAACTAGCGGAATTGTGCGCCAATCCGTTGCAGGAATCCCCGCTGATCACCAGTTCCAGGCAACGCCATCACGTTCAGTTGGCCTCGGGACATTTGGAGAAGTTTCTCGACATCGTGGAGCATCAAGGCGACCTGGCCCTGGCCGGCGAGTACCTTCGCCGATCGGCCAATCAACTGGGCTCCATCACGGCCCGTGGCAAAATCGACACGGAAGAAATGCTCGACGTCCTATTCCGATCCTTTTGTATAGGAAAGTAG
- the LOC124207373 gene encoding SEC14-like protein 2 — MDLNDFNENQKKILKQFREVVKDCQLPNSEDAYLARWLIARDFDIPKAEKMLRNALEWRRQFKIDSILNDFKPPEVLLNYVSAGLVGRDKAQSPLWITRYGRMDMKGILRSAKKRDFVMYIAYLVEFSISKVIEDPKKYKRSPDAIVQTTVIFDLEGLSMQHITNRQAVDVAIKLITLYEANYPEYLSNILVVNAPKVFPLLFAMLKPFIHERTRNKIKIFGHDEKEWKTAILEYVNAEELPVAYGGTMTDPDGNPNCIKLVNMGGVVPKSCYFSCKPDISNKKSLSISRGSKEHLEFPVKEAGAVLKWDFHTEESDIGFAVYRKQGNELIAIVPSDRIDCDMSTEEGELQCDEPGVYVIEFDNGFSYIRSKKIWYAISVGSASVVSQTGSDLDKI, encoded by the exons ATGGATCTCAACGATTTCAatgaaaaccagaaaaagattCTGAAGCAG TTTCGCGAGGTGGTTAAGGATTGCCAGTTACCCAATTCTGAAGATGCTTACCTTGCACGATGGCTCATCG CCCGCGATTTTGACATTCCCAAAGCTGAAAAAATGCTCCGAAAT GCGTTGGAATGGCGTCGTCAATTCAAAATCGACAGCATTCTAAACGATTTCAAGCCGCCGGAAGTCTTGTTAAATTACGTTTCAGCTGGTCTAGTTGGAAGAGACAAAGCGCAAAGTCCTT TGTGGATTACTCGTTATGGAAGGATGGACATGAAGGGGATCCTCCGTTCGGCAAAGAAACGCGATTTCGTCATGTACATCGCCTATTTGGTGGAATTCAGCATTTCAAAGGTGATAGAAGACCCCAAGAAGTACAAGCGCAGCCCTGACGCCATTGTCCAAACTACCGTCATCTTTGACTTGGAAGGACTGTCCATGCAACACATCACTAATAGACAAG CTGTCGATGTTGCCATCAAATTGATTACCTTATACGAAGCTAATTATCCCGAATACCTGAGCAACATATTAGTCGTCAACG cGCCCAaggtttttcctcttcttttcgcCATGCTGAAACCTTTTATTCACGAACGAACTAGGAACAAGATTAAAATCTTTGGTCACGATGAAAAGGAATGGAAAACCGCCATTCTGGAATACGTCAATGCCGAGGAATTGCCCGTCGCATACGGAGGGACTATGACCGATCCTGACGGAAATCCCAACTGCATCAAATTG GTTAACATGGGCGGAGTAGTTCCAAAATCGTGCTACTTCAGCTGCAAACCTGACATCAGTAATAAAAAGTCTCTGTCGATCTCAAGAGGATCTAAGGAGCATTTGGAATTCCCAGTCAAAGAAGCTGGTGCCGTCCTCAA ATGGGATTTCCATACAGAAGAAAGTGACATTGGGTTCGCCGTGTATCGAAAACAAGGAAATGAATTGATCGCGATTGTTCCGTCAGATCGGATCGATTGCGACATGTCGACCGAAGAAGGAGAACTCCAATGTGATGAGCCTGGTGTCT ACGTGATTGAATTTGACAATGGCTTCAGTTACATTCGCTCCAAGAAAATCTGGTACGCCATTTCGGTAGGATCAGCCTCAGTGGTGAGCCAAACCGGTTCTGACTTGGACAAGATTTAA